In the Planctomycetota bacterium genome, CCAGCCGCACGATCAACATCCATCCGGCGCTCCTCCCCGCCTTCGGTGGCAAGGGCTTCCACGGCCTCCATGTCCACCGCGCCGTCCTCGCCCGCGGCTGCACCGTGTCGGGGTGCACGGTCCACCTCGTCGACGACGAATACGACCATGGGCGGATCCTCGTGCAGCGCACGGTCCCCGTTCTCGCCGACGACACGCCTGAGTCGCTCGCCGCCCGGGTGTTCGCCGCGGAATGCCGTGCCCTCCCCGAGGCGATCGGCCGGTTCGCCGCCGGGAGCCTGCCCTGATCGATCGCGTCCCCGTCCCTCGTGTCCGTCTTCCACTTTTCCTGGAGAGAGCCATGTCGCGCAGCCACGGAAACTGCATCGCCGATTCGCTTCAACTGTCGCTCGGCTACGCCGACCGCCTCCTCGCCGGCATCGGCGCCGACCGCTTCGCCCGGTTCGCGGCGGCAGGGCCGACGACGGTGGAGTCGAACCACCCGGCATTCGTCCTCGGGCACCTTGCCATCTACACGCCGCGGATCGTCGCCCTGCTCGGCGGCACGCCGACCCCGATGCCGGAGCGGTTCACGGCTGTGTTCTCCAAGGACGAGAAGTGCGTCGACGACACCGCGGGCACCGAATATCCGCCAATGGCCGAGGTGGTGGAGGTGTTTCGCCGCGGCTGCACCGAGGCGATCGCCGCGCTCCGCGCCGCCCCCGACGAGGTCCTGCAGCAGGCCAATCCGATGAAGGGGCAGATGGCGGAACTGTTTCCGTCGATCGGGTCGCTGACCGGGTTCCTTGCCGGCGGCCACATGATGATGCACCTCGGCCAGATCAGCGCCTGGCGGCGCATCGAAGGGCTCGGCGCGGCCTGACCGGCAACGCCGGCACCGTGATCAGGCGACGATCCCGCGGATCACCGAGCCGTGGACATCGGTGAGCCGGTAGTCACGGCCGCCCCAACGATACGTCAATTCCTCGTGGTCGACGCCGAGGAGATGGAGGACCGTCGCCCACAGGTCGTAGATCGAGCACGGCGACTCGACGACGCGGTAGCCGAAATCGTCGGTCACCCCGTGAATCGTGCCCCCCTTCACGCCACCGCCGGCCAGCCACACGGAGAACGCCATCGGATTGTGGTCGCGGCCGTTCGACCCTTGCGAAAACGGCGTCCGGCCGAACTCACCGGCCCAGACCACGAGCGTCTCGTCAAGGAGGCCGCGGTCGCGGAGGTCGCCGAGCAGCGCGGCGATCGGCTGATCGACCTGCAGCGCCATCGCCGCGTGCCCCTTCTCGAGGTCGCCGTGCTGGTCCCAGGGATTGCCGGCGCCGCCGGCGCCGATGTTTTGCGTCAGGCAGGAGAGTTCGATGAACCGGACGCCGCGTTCGACGAGCCGCCGTGCCAGCACGCACTGCCGCGCGTAGGCCGCCGTCGGGGCGTTCGGCGAATCGACGCCGTAGCGCGACAGCGTCGCGGCCGACTCCCCCGACAACTCGCACAGTGCCGGCACCGCCGCCTGCATCCGGAACGCCGTCTCGGCATTGGCGATCGCCGCCTCCACCGCCGCAGGTGCGCCGGTCGCGGTGAGGTAGCCCCGGTCGAGCGCGGCCACCGCGTCGAGCCGCCGCCGCTGGAGGTCGGCCGCACCTGCGGGGGTGATGTTGCGGATCGCCTCGGCCGCGTCGGCCTTGAGGATCGAGGCCTGGTGCTGCCCCGGCAGGAAGGCGTTGCTGAACAGGCCGACGCCGCCGTGCGGCACCGCCGCGCCGCCGCTCTGGAGGACGACATACGCCGGCAGGTCGGCGTTTTCACTGCCCAGCCCGTACGACACCCACGCCCCGGCCCCCGGGAATCCGAGGAATGGAAACCCCGTGTGCATGAGGAAGTTGGCCTGGGCGTGCTCGCTGACCGGCGTCGTCATCGAGCGGACCACGGCGAGCTCGTCGGCCATTTTCCCGATCCAGGGAAACATGCTGCTGACCGGGATCCCGGACGCGCCGTGGCGGGTGAACGAAAACGGGCTGCGCATCACGCGGCCGTTGTCGTTGAACATCGTCCGCTCGACCTTCATCGGCGGCGGCTTGCCGTGGTCGACGTCGAGGCGCGGCTTGGGGTCGAACGAGTCGAGGTGCGACACGCCCCCCGACATGTAGCAGAAGATCACGTGCCGGGCCCGGGCCGGATGGTGCGTCTGCGGCAGCGCCGCGCCGGCAGGCAGCGGCGCTGCGGTACCCGAGCGGCCGAGCAGGCCGGCGAGCGCGACACTGCCGAAGCCGATCGACGCCTCGGCCAGGAGGCGCCGCCGCGGGGGAAGCATCACTGAGTCGATCGATCCGGTCATGGATGTGCTCTCCCTTGTGTCTCTCACAGAACCTCTCGACAGCCCGGACTCCTCGGTTTGTCGAATTCTCTCAGGCAGCGGTAGAGGGTAAACGTCGGGGCTGCCCACGCCCCGTCGCCGGACGCTCACTTCAGCCCTCCGGGCTTCCGCTCGCTCGCAGACGACTGCGCTTCGCCATCCATGGCTCCGCTGGTCGCCTGAACGCCGGCTCTCGGGGCATGGGCAGCCCCTCCGCGTTTGTCGAAGGGGAATCGAACATCGCCGAAGAGAAATGATTACCGCAGGTAGATGAACTCCTTGCAGAGGAATAGCGCGCCAGCCACCTCGGCCCATACGACCCGCTCCTCGTCGGCCACCGGAGCGATTGCCCGCCGCTGCCCCTCGGCCTCGTCGATCTCCGCCACGAGCGCCCGGGCCCGGGCGCCATCGTCGGCCGGGAGTGCCGCGATCAGCGCCTCGCGCGACCGGCTCCCGGCGGCGGCGGCGAGCGTCGCCACCTCGTCGGCCGAAAGGGCTCGGTCGTGGAGCGTGGCCCGGAGGATCCGGCCCGACAGCAGCCGATTGCCACCGGCGGGCAGGTGGCGGAGGCCGAACGAGACGACGGTCGAGCCGGCGGGAAACTCGACCGGCGCCGACGTCCGGTAGGGTGCGCCGTAGGGGACGCCGTCCCGGTAGCCGCGGACGGTGCCGTCGTCATCCCAGCAGATCGCCACATGGACCGGGCGCGCCGCGGCCTCGGTTTCGCGCGGCCCGCCGAACGGCCGGGTCCGCGCGAAGACGTTGCTTCCGGCGAGCCACTCCCCTGGCTGCTGCTCGCCGAACACGATCGCGTCGAACACGGCGCCGTCCGCCGACTGGATCGACATTACCCCGCCGCCACGCTGGTCGAGCGAATCGAGGCAGACGAGTGCCGCGAGCGTCCGGGCCCGGATCGACCGGGGAAGCGGGGCGGTCGTGGCATACCCGGAACCGGCGAGCGACAGCGCCCCGTCGCCAACGGCAGCGCCGCCGTGGAGCGTCACGGTCGGCCCGCCAGCGAGGGCGTCGCTACCGGCGGTGAAGTCCCAGGCAAAGAGCGCCGGTGGCGGCACTGCCTCTGGCGCGGTCGCCCGAGCCGGCGCGTCGGCGAGGAGTCGGTCGAGTGCCTGCCGCGCGGCCATAACGCGGCCGTCGAGCTCGGCCAGGCGGCGCTGCCGCGCCGCGACCTCGTCGCGCGCCGCGGCGACGAGCTGGCGAAGCTCGTCGCGCTCCGCCGGGAGGCTCGCGCGGCCGAGGGCCTCGCGGACCATGGCGTCGAGACGGTCGTCGGCCGTTCCACCCGGGGTGGCGGCGATCACCCGGGCGGCAAACGCCTCCGCCAGCCCGCCGACCTGAGGATCGTTGAGCAGCGCCAGCGCCTGGGCGGGCACGTTGGTCACGTCGCGGGCGCCGGTGGCACTGGCCGGCTCGGGGAAGTCGAACACCCGGAGCAGAGGGTCGATCGCGTTGCGGGCCACGCGCACATACAGGCTTCGGCGCGCGGCGGAACCGTCGGTGGGCGGGCCATGGACCGTGCGGTCGAGCGTGCCGGCGCAGGCCAGCAGGGCGTCGCGGATCGGCTCCGCCTCGAGCCGCCGGACGGCGGCCCGCGCCCAGAGGCGGTTGTCGGGGTCGAGCGCCAGGCTCGCCGATGGCGCCGCCGAGTCGAGGCGCCACGCCCGCGCGGTCACGACATGCCGCACCAGCGCCTTCAGCGACCAGCCCCCCTGCTCGAGGCGCACCGCGAGGTGATCGAGGAGCTGCGGATGGGTCGGCGGCTGCCCGAGATGGCCGAGGTTGTCGGGGGTGGCGGCGATTCCCCGGCCCCAGAGGTGGTGCCAGATGCGGTTGGCCAGCACGCGTCGCGGCAGCGGATTGCCTGGCGCGAGCAGGTCGGCTGCCACCTCCAGCCGTCCGCTACCGGCGGTCACCGGCGTGGCCGTGCCGAACAGCGCCGGGAAGCCGCGCGGCACGGCATCTTCGGGAGTACGGTGGTCACCGCGCCGGTAGAGCGGATGGTCGAGCCCCGCGGTCTCCTCGGGCGCCGGCACGCGCGGCTGGCTCGGCACGAGCGCCTCGAGGCGGCGCTGCTCGGCGACGAGGCCCGCCGCCGCGCCGAGGTGGGCGAGCCGGTTTTCGAGCAGCCCCTGCGCCAGTGCCGCGTCGATCAGCAGGGCATCGCGGTCGGTCGCCCGCCCGCCGCCCCAGGCGGTGATCGCGTCGCCGAGTGCGGCCACCAGCGCCGTCCGGTAGCCGGTCGGGTCGGTGGCACCCGCGCGCGTTGCCACCGTGGCACGCGGCTCGTCGGGCAGCAGCGGCGCGGGGGATCCACGCGGCACGATCCGCACCTCGCGGAGCGCGAACCACGACCGCTCCGCGGCGTTGGGCGCCGGCAACACCGCGTCGCGCGCCGTCGCCAGCTCGACATGGATCCGATCGCCGTCCCAGTAGGTGAGGTCGAAGCGGTGCCATTTCCACTCCGGGGTCAGCCCGGCGATCGGGTACACCGGCCCGCTGCGGGGATAGTCCTCGACGACGTAGCGCACCGTCGCGCCACCGCCGCCAGCCGCGAGGACCCACAGTTCCCGCTCGCCGGTGACCCCGATCACCGGCGAGCAGGCGCGGCCGCCATGCTTCGAGGAGATCGCCTGGGTGACGACGGCCCGCGGCAGGACGCGGTCGATCGCCCGCTCCCCCTCGACGGCCACGTCGAACCGGCCGGCGACGGGCGCCGCCGCCATGTCGACAAGGCCGCTGCCGACCCCCGTCCAGGCCCGCCGGTCGGCCTCGATCGCCATGTCCCAGCGGACGATCGGCTCGGGCGCGGCGCCGGCCGGCTGTGCCACGGGAAGCGCCGCGCGGAACGCCGCGGTGTCCGTCCCGTCGGCGCCGGCGCGGTGGAGCGGGTGGAGGAGGAGCCGCGGCTCGGTGGCCGCGGCGACGAGTGGATCGAACGACGCGAGCCGATTCGTGAGGTCGCCGAGCGAGGCCTGCCACCGGTCGGCAAGCGCCTTGCGGAGCGGTGGCGCCACGTCGAGGATCGCCGCACGGCTCACCTGGGCGCTGTCCGGCGGCCCGGCCTCGCGCCGGCCGGGGCGGCTCGAGGCGATCACGCCGGCCAGGGCGTAGTAGTCGCGCTGGCTGATCGGGTCGAACTTGTGGTCATGGCAGCGGGCGCAGGAGACGGTCAGGCCGAGAAAGGCCTTGGTAAAGGCGGCGATCTGGTCGTCGACGAACCGCATCTTCTCCTCGAGCGGATCGGTCGGCGAGTAGCCGTGGAACACCATCCGCCAGTGGGCGGTGAGCAGCGCCGAATCGTCGATCGTGCCCGACGGATCGAGGCGCGGATCGGGCACGAGGTCGCCGGCGACGTGCTCGCGGATCAGGCGGTCGAGCGGCACGTCGGCATTGAGGGCGCGCACCAGTGCGTCGCGGTAGAGGTGGGTGTTGACGATCTCCGGATCCCCCTCGGAGCCGTGCGTGTCGGCGTAGCGGATCCAGTCCATCCAGTGCCGGGCCCAGCGCTCGCCGAAGTGGGGGCTGGCGAGGAGCCGGTCGACGAGCGCCTCGAAGCCTCCCGGCGATGCGAGGCGCGCGGTCCACTCCGCCGCTTCGTCGGCAGTCGGCGGCAGGCCGACGAGCGTGAAAAACAGCCGCCTGACGAGCACCTCGGGCGGGGCCTCGGCGGCCGGCTCGACGCCCGCCTCCCGCCACCGCGCGGCGAGAAACCGGTCGACGGCGTGGGTGCCGAATCGCCCGGCGCCGGCCGGGACTTCGGGCTCGACGAGCGGTTGGAAGCTCCACCACGCCATCCGCCGCCCGCGGACGGCTTCCCAGGACGTTTCCGCCTCGAGCTCGACACGGCTCGGCGGGGTGTCGCGGGGATCGACCGCCCCCGCCGCGATCCAGCGCTCGACGTCGGCGATCGCCTCGGCAGACAGCCGCCCCGAATCCTTGGGCATCTTCAGCCCGTCGACCTCGTGGCGGAGCACGCGCACAAGCAGGCTCGCCGCCGGGTCACCGGGCACGATCGCGGGACCCGAGTCCCCCCCGGCAAGGAGACCGGCACGCGAATCGAGTGCCAGGCCCCCCTCGGCGGCGTTCGCCGCGTTGTGGCAGGCGTAGCAGCGATCGACGAGCAGCGGCCGGATCCGCGACTCGAACAGCTCCTGCCCGTCGGGCTGGGCTGCGGCCGGGACCGCCGCCAGCAGGAACGGGGCGATCAGCACCGCCAGCCCCGGCCGGCGTGACCACCGCCCGGCGACGGGCCCCGGGACCAGCCGGTGGTGCTCGCGGCTGCGCCTGTCCATCGAGCGTGTCCCCTGGGGATCCGGTCGTCGGCTGAGCCGAAAGTATCCCCCGACCGGGCCACCACGGCAAACCCGATCCGGGTGGCCGCGTGCCCGTCACGGGGTGCCGCCATCGAGCAACCAGCCGAGCCCGACACGGGCGGCGACGATCCGGTCGTCGGCCTCGTACAGGCAGATGACCGTGCCGTCGGACAGCACCGCCAGGTCGGAGTAGGCGCTCGGGCCCGGCTCGAGGACGCGCACGATGGGCCAGCTGCGGCCGTCGTCGCGGCTGACGCGGAGCGACAGCTTTCTCCGCTTGCCGCGCCCCGCCGGCACTTCGGCCCCCGCGGCGTCGCGCGCCACCGAATCGGGGCAGGAGAGGATCATCATCCCCGGCCGGGCCGGATCGGCGACGAGCCCCGCCATGCAGATCGGCTCGGGAAGGTCGTCCTGGAACGCCGGAGTGCTCCAACCGGCGGCGCCGTCGGGGCCGACCGTCACCAGCTTGCGGTTGGGGGCGGAGACGTTGCGCGACACGAGCAACACGCTGCCGTCGGAGCGCTCGGCGGCGATCGACTCGTTGGGATCGCCGCGGCCGTCTCCGGCCGGCACCGCCACCTCTCCGGCTTGCCACGAGCGGCCACCGTCGTCGCTCTTGATCGTCGCCGCAACCGACGGATGATGGGATCCCGCAGCGCCGAACGCGAGCCACACGGGGGCGACGATCCGGCCGGTCCGCAGCTGCAGCGCGTGCCCCGGGCCGGTGGCGATCACCTTCCAGGGCACGTGGTCACGGAACGGCGCGAACGCGGCGGTGATCTCGACGGGTGGGGAAAACGAGACGCCGTCGTCGGCGCTGCGGATCACGAAACACCGTGCGTAGTTCACGCAGTACAGCATGACGACGTCGCCGCTGGTGCGGTCGACGACGGCGACGGGGTTGTTGACCGTCTGCTCGTGCTCGCCCCCTTCGAGCTTCGTCGGATTCCCCTCGATCCGCGCGCCGTGATGGGCGACGTGGCGTGCGGCCTCCCAGGTCTTCCCGCCATCGGTGCTGCGCCGCAGGTGGACCTCGATCTCCCCCCAGTCCTTCCGCGAGTCGCGCCGCGCCTCGCAGTAGGCCAGGAGCGTGCCACGCGGCGTGACGACGATCCCCGGGATCCGGTACAGCGTCACCCCCGAGTCCCCCGCCTGGAACACCGTCACCGCCTGCGGTTCGGCGCCGTGAACGGCGGCAGCGAGAGCCGCCAGAAAGACGACCGCCAGCGCCGTCACGGCCCGGCGCCGTCGCAAAGGCGCCCGGCGCACACGCCGACCGGCCCCGTCGTCAGGCAGGTGCATGGAGATCTCTCCCGGGGTGATCGTGCCGATCCGCGCTCGCGATGCCGAGCCGTTCGAGCGTCTCACGGATCGACGCCGCCTCGGTCTCGGTGTCGGCGGCGACCGGGTCGATGATCGTCCGCCCGAGGATCGTCTCCAGCTCGCCGCGCGTCCGGGCCGCCGCGGGAGCCGTGGCGGCGCTGCCGGCCACCTGGCGGAGGTTCGACGCGAAGATTCCGGCGGCACTCACCGGAAGGAAGTCTTCGTAGCGCAGCGGCTCGCGCGACACGAGGCCGGCGGCGAGGAGGACCTCGAGGTCGCCGGTGAGCCGTGCGCCCGCGGCCCGCGCGGCGAGGCCGGCCGCGGTCGGCCGGTAGCGGCCGACGATCTGCCCCCGTGCGAACAGCTCGTCGGCCGCGTGACCGAGGGGCGCGAACGCCCCGGTGTCGGATCCTCGGGACAGGCAGTCGTCGTAGAGGGCGCGGCCGTGGCGGCTGCAGGCGTAGCCACGCTGTTCCACCTCGCCAAACCGGGCCGTGTGCGACCCCGCGACCGTGCCGCCGGCGAGCGTGTGAAACGACACCGGCTCGGTGAGGGCCCGGTAGGAATCCTGCCGCAGCAAGACCGGCACGTCGGCCGGCGGTCCCTCGGTCGATTCCTTGAACCCGGCGTGCCGCAGCCGATGAAGCGCGAACGGTTCGGTGCCGAGCCTGTCGGCGAGGTCGGCGGCGATTCCCTCGACGACCGCGGCGGGCACAGCCTCCCCGGTCGGGAGCGCGGCGGGCACCCCGGGAAGGAGGAGGCGGACGAGCGCTGCGTCGGTGCGGTCGGCGAGCCCGGCGAGGACCGCGCCGGCGCGGGCGCGGAACCAGGCGTCGTCGCGCTCGGCGAGGCAGCGGCGCATCGCCGCCGTGAACAGGTCGATCGCCAGAGAATTGAACGCCAGGTGGTTGAGGTGGTGCGACGGGAAGCAGGCGATGTCGGCGGCGATCCGCATGTCGGCGGCGACGAGATCGCGGTACAGCTCGTGGGGCCCCCCGCGGCCGGTCCACGCGAAGATCCGGCCGACGCACTCCCCGACGAGGGCCGCCCCCTCGTCGGCGTCGAGGCCACCGTTTCGATCGTGGAGGTCGAGGAGCCGGCGCGCTTCGTCGCCGAGGACGTCGCGCGGGGCCAGCGCCTCCTCGATCCGCTGCCGGACGTCGGCGGGAAACCCGTCGGTCACCAGCAGCGAACAGAACATCCGGTGCTCGGGACGCCGCCGCGAGCGGAACGCGGTCGCGATGATCGGCTGCCGCTTCGCGCCGACGCTGGTCATGTCGTAGAAGCCGTGCGGCTCCATCGCGAAGCAGGCGAACAGCCGCCCGACCTGACGATACTCGTCGGGGCGGCCGATGCGGATCGCGCCGTGGCGCTCGGCGCCGAGTGCGGCGGGCGCGACACCGGCCCGCAGGCCGGGGAAGCGCGCCGCCAGCAGCCGGCAGGCGGCGGCGTTACAGGCCTCGTTGACCGCCAGCGCCCCGCCGTACAGCGGCACCTCGCCGGCGAACATCGTCGACAGCGCCGCGAACAGCCGGTCTTGGAGGAGACGGGGATCGACGAACCCGCCGAACGCCATCGCCATGCTCCCTCCTGCCGGTCAGGCGAGGATCCCCCGGATGACGTGGCCGTGGACGTCGGTGAGCCGTCGCTCGACGCCGTTGTGCCGGAACGTGAGGCGCTCGTGGTCGATCCCGAGGAGGTGGAGGATCGTGGCGTTGAAGTCGTAGAGCGGGTGGAT is a window encoding:
- a CDS encoding DinB family protein; its protein translation is MSRSHGNCIADSLQLSLGYADRLLAGIGADRFARFAAAGPTTVESNHPAFVLGHLAIYTPRIVALLGGTPTPMPERFTAVFSKDEKCVDDTAGTEYPPMAEVVEVFRRGCTEAIAALRAAPDEVLQQANPMKGQMAELFPSIGSLTGFLAGGHMMMHLGQISAWRRIEGLGAA
- a CDS encoding VOC family protein; the protein is MAMAFGGFVDPRLLQDRLFAALSTMFAGEVPLYGGALAVNEACNAAACRLLAARFPGLRAGVAPAALGAERHGAIRIGRPDEYRQVGRLFACFAMEPHGFYDMTSVGAKRQPIIATAFRSRRRPEHRMFCSLLVTDGFPADVRQRIEEALAPRDVLGDEARRLLDLHDRNGGLDADEGAALVGECVGRIFAWTGRGGPHELYRDLVAADMRIAADIACFPSHHLNHLAFNSLAIDLFTAAMRRCLAERDDAWFRARAGAVLAGLADRTDAALVRLLLPGVPAALPTGEAVPAAVVEGIAADLADRLGTEPFALHRLRHAGFKESTEGPPADVPVLLRQDSYRALTEPVSFHTLAGGTVAGSHTARFGEVEQRGYACSRHGRALYDDCLSRGSDTGAFAPLGHAADELFARGQIVGRYRPTAAGLAARAAGARLTGDLEVLLAAGLVSREPLRYEDFLPVSAAGIFASNLRQVAGSAATAPAAARTRGELETILGRTIIDPVAADTETEAASIRETLERLGIASADRHDHPGRDLHAPA
- a CDS encoding DUF1553 domain-containing protein produces the protein MDRRSREHHRLVPGPVAGRWSRRPGLAVLIAPFLLAAVPAAAQPDGQELFESRIRPLLVDRCYACHNAANAAEGGLALDSRAGLLAGGDSGPAIVPGDPAASLLVRVLRHEVDGLKMPKDSGRLSAEAIADVERWIAAGAVDPRDTPPSRVELEAETSWEAVRGRRMAWWSFQPLVEPEVPAGAGRFGTHAVDRFLAARWREAGVEPAAEAPPEVLVRRLFFTLVGLPPTADEAAEWTARLASPGGFEALVDRLLASPHFGERWARHWMDWIRYADTHGSEGDPEIVNTHLYRDALVRALNADVPLDRLIREHVAGDLVPDPRLDPSGTIDDSALLTAHWRMVFHGYSPTDPLEEKMRFVDDQIAAFTKAFLGLTVSCARCHDHKFDPISQRDYYALAGVIASSRPGRREAGPPDSAQVSRAAILDVAPPLRKALADRWQASLGDLTNRLASFDPLVAAATEPRLLLHPLHRAGADGTDTAAFRAALPVAQPAGAAPEPIVRWDMAIEADRRAWTGVGSGLVDMAAAPVAGRFDVAVEGERAIDRVLPRAVVTQAISSKHGGRACSPVIGVTGERELWVLAAGGGGATVRYVVEDYPRSGPVYPIAGLTPEWKWHRFDLTYWDGDRIHVELATARDAVLPAPNAAERSWFALREVRIVPRGSPAPLLPDEPRATVATRAGATDPTGYRTALVAALGDAITAWGGGRATDRDALLIDAALAQGLLENRLAHLGAAAGLVAEQRRLEALVPSQPRVPAPEETAGLDHPLYRRGDHRTPEDAVPRGFPALFGTATPVTAGSGRLEVAADLLAPGNPLPRRVLANRIWHHLWGRGIAATPDNLGHLGQPPTHPQLLDHLAVRLEQGGWSLKALVRHVVTARAWRLDSAAPSASLALDPDNRLWARAAVRRLEAEPIRDALLACAGTLDRTVHGPPTDGSAARRSLYVRVARNAIDPLLRVFDFPEPASATGARDVTNVPAQALALLNDPQVGGLAEAFAARVIAATPGGTADDRLDAMVREALGRASLPAERDELRQLVAAARDEVAARQRRLAELDGRVMAARQALDRLLADAPARATAPEAVPPPALFAWDFTAGSDALAGGPTVTLHGGAAVGDGALSLAGSGYATTAPLPRSIRARTLAALVCLDSLDQRGGGVMSIQSADGAVFDAIVFGEQQPGEWLAGSNVFARTRPFGGPRETEAAARPVHVAICWDDDGTVRGYRDGVPYGAPYRTSAPVEFPAGSTVVSFGLRHLPAGGNRLLSGRILRATLHDRALSADEVATLAAAAGSRSREALIAALPADDGARARALVAEIDEAEGQRRAIAPVADEERVVWAEVAGALFLCKEFIYLR
- a CDS encoding exo-alpha-sialidase encodes the protein MHLPDDGAGRRVRRAPLRRRRAVTALAVVFLAALAAAVHGAEPQAVTVFQAGDSGVTLYRIPGIVVTPRGTLLAYCEARRDSRKDWGEIEVHLRRSTDGGKTWEAARHVAHHGARIEGNPTKLEGGEHEQTVNNPVAVVDRTSGDVVMLYCVNYARCFVIRSADDGVSFSPPVEITAAFAPFRDHVPWKVIATGPGHALQLRTGRIVAPVWLAFGAAGSHHPSVAATIKSDDGGRSWQAGEVAVPAGDGRGDPNESIAAERSDGSVLLVSRNVSAPNRKLVTVGPDGAAGWSTPAFQDDLPEPICMAGLVADPARPGMMILSCPDSVARDAAGAEVPAGRGKRRKLSLRVSRDDGRSWPIVRVLEPGPSAYSDLAVLSDGTVICLYEADDRIVAARVGLGWLLDGGTP
- a CDS encoding DUF1501 domain-containing protein; translated protein: MTGSIDSVMLPPRRRLLAEASIGFGSVALAGLLGRSGTAAPLPAGAALPQTHHPARARHVIFCYMSGGVSHLDSFDPKPRLDVDHGKPPPMKVERTMFNDNGRVMRSPFSFTRHGASGIPVSSMFPWIGKMADELAVVRSMTTPVSEHAQANFLMHTGFPFLGFPGAGAWVSYGLGSENADLPAYVVLQSGGAAVPHGGVGLFSNAFLPGQHQASILKADAAEAIRNITPAGAADLQRRRLDAVAALDRGYLTATGAPAAVEAAIANAETAFRMQAAVPALCELSGESAATLSRYGVDSPNAPTAAYARQCVLARRLVERGVRFIELSCLTQNIGAGGAGNPWDQHGDLEKGHAAMALQVDQPIAALLGDLRDRGLLDETLVVWAGEFGRTPFSQGSNGRDHNPMAFSVWLAGGGVKGGTIHGVTDDFGYRVVESPCSIYDLWATVLHLLGVDHEELTYRWGGRDYRLTDVHGSVIRGIVA